The genomic stretch TCCCAAGCGGCTGCCCAGATACATCCTGCCGTAGCAATTGCGAGAGCTTAGCACAGTCCTGTCTTGCGCTCTGCAGGATGGGTTATGTCCCTCAGCtttcctggttttccttttgaCCCGAACCAGAAGGACACCGCTGTTGCCTCTGTTGGCACTGGATTTGACTTGTGTTCCTGACAGACGAGGTTTCCttaggaaactgaggcagctcCTCACCAGAGCTCTGCCTTAGGAAAAGGAGCACAAGATCCTCTGAGGGGTCCAAGCAGTCttctagcaaaacaaaagggGACTGCTTATTCCTGATGAAGTGTAAGCCTTTCGAGAGCCTCCTAGAACAAGGCAGGAGGAGTTTCCATCTTCCAGAGCAGTGTGCGCTGTCTCTTGGCCCATCAGGCTTCAGGGGAGCAGGGCCTAGCCACCAGGGTGTTGCCTTGGCGTTTCCTTGCTTCCCCATGGATTACCAGCATGCCTTTACAttcagccctccctccctccctccctctttacCCACTCcgcatttgtctgcatttatGCCAAGAAAAGGGCCAGTGATAACCCGGCTGCTAAAGAAATGCTGCTAGAGGGGAGACACACAATCCCCCTGCATTGCAGGCTGTTGAACTGTCGGGGTACAGGCTGAACCTCTTCTTGAGAGGGGGTGGAGAACTGTGTCAGCACAAGCACCCATCGCATGGTGGGCAGGAGAAACAGGCGTTTGTTACGTCCCTTCCATTTCCCAAGAATCCCTCTCCAACCCCACAGACGTGAAGTATGGCCACAGCTTTTGTTCCAACTCCTCCTCTTCTGGAGTCGATCCGCAGCCCTTCGTCCCTAACGAAACAGTGCCAATCGTTACCGTACCAAATGCCCCACTGGTGCAGTTGGTGACAACTCCACTGCTGACTCGAGCTTGTGCAGGACCAAGCCAATCCTCACGCCAGGAGTGCCAGGTTCAAGACCTGCAGTCCCTactgctgctctccaggctgctgctgaactgcACACGTACCGCCAGCTTCAccatccttttcctccttgctgctctctAGGAAAATGAAGGCTCTGAAGACGGTGACCCTGGTGCTGCTTGTCGGGCTCTTCTCTTTCGGTGAGTCTCTGTAGAGCTCAGACCTGAGGATGGGGCTTTAGGAGGTCCCCAGGGCTCCATTCTGCCCTGGTCCGCTTCCCCTGCTGTCACCAGAGGAGCCCAGCTAAGAGCAGAAAGTCCTCGACAGAGCTCTGCCACTCCCCCCTGCTCCAGAGGAATGGCTGTGGGGGCGAGGAAGGGGTGACTTGCCTTCCCACGAGGGCTAAGCCAGTTCTCTTCAGCCGAGGGAGAGGCAGTGGCTAACCTCGCCTGCCCCACGAGGCTGAGAAGCTTCTGCAGGACAAGGAGCATAGTCCAGGGGAGGCAATGTCCGTCTCTTGCGGAGCCCGGACACCATCATGACCTCTTTCAAAGACTACAAGAGGAGAGACTACTATGGCACCTGGGAGAGACCCGGAAAGGGGAGCGGGCAGCCCGAGGCATAACCCAGCCTTCGACCAAGGTCGAAGTGTAAGGAGAGCTTTGGTGTATGTCTGACAGGTGTTTACCACGTGGGACAGCTTGGCGAAGAAAGCCTCTGGAGGATTGCAGCAGTATGCCGGGCCTGCATCTCCTGCTACATTCAGCCTCTCCAACAGCAGGTGACATTTAGGTTTCTTCAGCTcaaggctggttctgccagcGTCACCCCAGGGCAGAAAGTGCCACTCCTTAAAAGCCTGTGCCTAGGGCTAGCTACAGGAGCCACCCTGGCAGGTCAGCCAGGTGAAGGTCAACTGGACCCCACACCACTGTCTCCACAGTTCGTGGCATTGCACGCAGCTGATAAAGAACAACCATGAGGCAGATTTGGGCCTGCATAGGTTTCAGCAAAGCAAGCACGGGCTTGCGTGGAAAGACTTGAGTCCTTTGCTTTTGATCGGTGTTAGAGTCCTGCTGCCCAAGCCTTCAACGTGCCAACCACTTCCAAAATTCATTCGTGGGCACGTAACTCAGCAAGCAGCTTCACAGCAATGGAACTTCTCCAGGTGGTATCAAGACAGGACCTGTACCCAAACCACCCTTGGAAGTGTAGCAGGAAGCTGTGCGACAGTAGCCCAGCTGCCTAGGAAGAGAGGAAACGGAAGGAATACGTAGAAAAGGTTGCCTGCAAATGAATGCCTGACAAATGGCAGAAGGCTTTGCAGGACAGATGGTGTTTAACTGGAAGCCGTGCCCAAGTCAAAGAGGGGAGGCTTTCTGGAAGAAGACAATGCCCAAGGTGAATTGGCTTCTGTCTTGCCTGCCGGTCCATGGTGCTGTTTTCACAGCGTACGCTAGTGGAGCACCAGAGCACAAAGAGGCATGGGGTCTGTAACTCTTTGTTTCCCGTGCCTGTACAGAGACTGTTGTTGTGCGCTGCCTTCCTTCCTGCAGAAGGCCTGTTTCTGCTTGCAATGACTGTTCCCTTAATTGTCGTTCCAGGAGCGCTTGCACCTCCCTGGAGGGGACTGGAAGACTTGGAGGTAAAAGCATTTCCCCTTGACTAGATGGTTCTTTCGAGGAGCTCTGCCCCTCGGCCCCACCAGGACATTGTTTATGTCCCGCCTCACACAAACTTCCCCGGGCACAGCTCCCTGACCTTCTCCCATTgccctttcttccctgctgccaAATGGTCAGCTATAGCTCCCCACGCCCATTAGAGGACTGGGGCCACCCATCCGTCCACCCTTGCGCTTGGGCTGGGCTCTTCACAGCTCCACCTTCCTAACACCTGACAAGCGGAACGGTAGCCTTCTCCATCCTGCATCCCGTTCTCTCCCTCCATGCTTGCGAGTAGCTGCTAGGAGACCCCTCTGCGGCTTTCCATTGCTGGGCTGCAACAGAAAGCCCCTGCAAGCAGCATTGCCCCCTcgaaggagaggagaggccaAGGGAAAGAGAGTCTTCTCTCAGGCTGAGGTCACTGGAGCAGCAGTTGCCCGTGAAGACCTTTGCAGGGGGGCAAGGTTCAAGGACTGAGGGCAGCCTTGCAACTGCCACTGtcaagcagagagggaggacaGAAGTGTATTTCTCGAGCAAGCAGAAGAGGCTAGCCGAGGCAAGGAAGATGTTGTGctaagaaaggagaagagggagcagcaggagagaggcagaggaaaaaacgGAGAGCCGAGATACCGGCAACCAGGCACGGGAAAGGCAATCAGGGTGGAGGGCTCTAGGACTGATCCAGGAGAgctctcctctgtctccctcAGATCGTCTCTCACTAGTATATGCCTAAGGCAGGGAAGGTATTGGTCTTTTCTATAGGAGCTGTCAACTGCTTCTTGCCTGGCTCACATTCCCACAGCGTCCGAGAGGCCAGCCACAACAGTTACAGTCTCTCCCTTGCTCACTGTTTCTAGGCCAGCAGGAGACGAGTTAGGAGAAGCGCTGAGCAAAACCCTGACCCTGCCAGAACAGCTCCGTAAGCTGCAGGAAGAGCTTTATCACCTGCGATGGAGCGTCAGGGATGTCACCGAGCATGCTCTCCACGAAGCCCTGAAGCAGGCTAAGCTCCCAGGCTTTACCGGATGGGTAAGGGCACACTGCAGAAGGCTCGACTCAGgggtttctttcctccctccgGCACGTATCCTACTCCAGTTCCCTGACATAGCTAGCCAAAAAACTGGTGCTGCTGGAACAAGTGCTGTGCATTGCCccacttccttttcctgttgctcCACACTTCCTtctgggggaagagagagcCGTGACGGGAATTGTATTAGTTCTCTTAGTCGCACCTTCCTCTCCGTCCACATCTCGGGTCCTCCTCAAGGGAggaccagaaagaaagaatggtCTCAGCAGTCCATAGTTACCCCAGTCCCATCTCATGCCCAGAAGGCTTGTCTGTCCGTGCCACCTGGCATGGGGCAGCTCCACAGGAAAAGCCCATTCCCGCACCTTCAGCACGCAGAGCATTGGCGTGAGCAGCCTCTCTGTTCTGATACTGCTCAATCGGAGTGGAGCAAACTTGGGAGGTTTCCGGGCAATTCCAGCGTTCCTTACAGCTGAGTTGAACCTTGTTCACCTTGGCTGGCCTTGCAGGGGAGCTGCTTGCCCTGTTCCTTTGCCTTCTAACAGGCGCTctcctttctgttccttcccagGCTGTTCAAGAGATGATCAATCAAGTCTtggagaagctggaagaaaaccaaGGCCCGATGCCTGATTATGCCCTCAAATCAGCAGGTGCCGTGACATTGTCCAAACCAACCAGTTCCAAAGCGCTTCCTCTCCAGCTTGACAAGGCGGGCGTTTGAATGCGCCcagtgggaggagagaagggccgACAAGTCAAGGGCCACCTCGTGCCCCAGAAATGTACCCACTGACACAGTCTGTAACGGGCCAGAccacagctgaagaacagaaagccTAGGTCacattcttgtctttttccaCGGCCCCTTACGACACTTTGATGAGGCCCTGCTCTGTGTTCCAGAGGGATCAGGCCAGTAAGAAAGAGGGCAATCCCACTGTACCAGATGGATGGCTACTTAGAAGCCTCTTTCAAGTCAACACTGCAATATTCCTCCTGACATTGCTCGATGAGCATGCTCATGTTTGAATTTCCAGGGGCTGCTATCATTCATCCATGGACTTCTCCATCCTTCCGGAATACAAAAGGAGTCTTTCTGAATTCCCTGCCCATGCTGGATTACGTCAAGTCTCCTGAGGCTATTCTGGAGGTAGGAGcaccaagaaacagaaaaacacaggtgGGGGGGAGGAACCAAACACGCTCCTGAGAGTGGCCTTTACCTTGTCTTTGCTCCTCGAAGCtttctttactgctttcttctcacATGGACCTACTCGCCTCCTGTGTCTCCCTGCTGAGTATTTCCTCTCCCGCAGTGCCCCAGGTCCTCCGCGCGAGCTTCTAACAGGCTAGCTTCGTCCTGCAGTCTTTGTCTTCCCAGTCACTGTGAAAACTGTCAGCATGGCacgggaggagaagggaaaaggtgcCTGCGGAGGTCTGGGGTGTGAGCTTGCCGGGCTCTTAGTGAGCACAAGCAGGCGCTGAGAGCCTGCACTGCTGGAGGGCCCCACGTTGTGTTTGCAAGCCGTCCTGGCACTGCtcctcagctgcctgcacaAGTTGAAGAGTTGGCTGGTGCCAGTGGAAGGAGGTGGGACTGGATGAGAGGGAGCGATTGCTTCCCCTTACAGGAAAGGCTCATCCAGGTGGGCCCTTAGTTGCCACCTGCTCTGGGCAGGTGCCTTTCAGCCACACCATCCTTGCTTCTTCTTGGCTACTTGCTCTGGACTGGGAGAGGCCAGAGAGCTTCTACAAGTAGCacacccagctccctgccatcCAAGTGTTTTCTCCGCTGAAGGGGTCTTGTGAGGCCTGAATTCTCACAACTGCTTCTCCGTTCGGTACCTGCAGGGTCCCGCCGAAGGCACTGGCTGCggttcagagcagagctgatgggCCAAATCAGTTCTTAATCCTCTGATGCTCACAGCAGGAATAAGAGCCAGGGCACCCTTCTCCATGGGAAcgtgctttcttcttctcctttcagccAGAAAATCATCCGGGAAACTGCTGGCCCTTCCCAGGAAGTCAGGGACACGTCTTCATCAAGCTGTCTACGCCAATCATTCCCAGAGCAGTCACCATGGACCATGCTTTAGGGACAGGCTTCCATGGAGACAGTACCTCCAGAGCTCCAAAGGACTTTGCTGTCTACGTAAGTGATTTCTCAAGAGTGGGGGCAGGGGGTCGCATAGCATTTCTAAGCGGGGGGTGAATACGGTCAAAGAGTCGAGCGGCCTGCGGCTTCCTCCTGGCTCGCAGAAGAAACAACCTCCTGGCAGTTGTATTCCTCTTTTATCCAATGTACTGCTCAAAAGGAAGCTTCTGGGGCAAGAGGGTGCTCCAGGAGccacagggaaaagcagctggcACCGTGCACGGTTCTAAACCTTCTTGGCTTCCGATCCCAGGGGGCATTTGTGATCCCGAGGTTACCCCCCTCTCACTGGCAATGTCTGCTCCTTTTCTGACTGCCAGCTGAGACCCATTGAGTAGGCAAGTGTGGCATGCTACCGAGCTGCAGCTTCTCATCTTCTCCTTGTGCTCATCCTCCTTGGACTACGTAGCTGAAAGCAAGCAGTACTTCACCAACTGAAGTTAAGTCTTCCCACAGTGTAACAGGCGCTCTTGTTTTCTCCACCCCCGGCTTTCTCTAGGGCCTGAAGCACCATGAGGAGCAGGGAACCTTCCTGGGACAGTTCACTTTCCTGGCGGCGCTCAATCCCAGTCAGACCTTCCAGCTGAAGGTACGGGGACAAAGAGGGAGGGCAATCGTAGGAGAGGAGGAGACATGCGGTTGGCTGGGGAGAAGCTTCCCTGCCAAAGGGCTGTAGGCAGCCCTCTCCTTGAGCGTGTGCCACGCTGACCTTCTTCTGCTTTAACTTCCTAATGGCATATGCCgttcttcttctcttttgttttgggtttaAGCTTCAGCGCTTACAACTGCTGCAGTTGAAGCTGAAACCAGCTTGACTGTCTGGACTCCAAGTGCATACACGTGGCCACATCCCGTAGTATGCACTACTACTGGCCTGCTAGTTCAAGACTAGAAACGCTGGGCTTTCTGAGGATTCTGTTGTTGCTGGTAGCGAGTAGTGACAGGGAGGCCATTCTGTTTCGGTGGCTTTCTAGAGAAGGCAACGAGACATTCTACTAACACCACTGGGTCTTCTGACTGTGGGAGCACGGGCCTCAAAGCAGGCGAGAAGAACTTGCCAATGTATTTGCTGAAGCTTCTGgtagctgcttcttcctttcctgttctgCTGGCCAAATGAGGGAGAGCAAGATAAGAACATCTTGAACCACGATAGGTCAAAAGACCTCGCAGGGCAGCCGGAAGGAAGCTGTTGAACGAGTCCCTCGCTGCGGCACTACTCTGTCAGTAGTCAAatgccagagaggaaaaaggcaactcatttcttcttctcctttcagaacGAGCTCTCTGGGTTCGTGAAGTACCTAAGGCTGCAAGTGCTGAGCAACTGGGGTCACCCGGACTACACCTGCCTGTATCGATTCAGAGTGCACGGTGATCCTCCCAAAGACGGGGGAGAGGTGTCAGCTTCATCTGGCAATAAATTGCGTTAATTTTACACCAAGTCGAGTTTgcgtctgttttgcctgtgatgctAACTGGTAAGAGAGCTCCCTGTCTTCCTCTCCACCCACGAGCTTATCGGAGACATCAGGAGTACATAGCAAGATATTCCgtattaaaagaaacaagaaaaagtcaGTCACAAACATGCAGAAAGCCTGACATCCACAGACTTGCTGCCTACACAGTAACATTAGCAAGGCCCTGCCTATACacaaaagattaaattaatgcACAGTTTCTCTATGTAGGAAGCAACTAAGGAACAACTGAATACAACCATCTCTTGTTACCTGTTTTCACAAGAGGCACCTCCTGCTTCAGCTTCTATCTTTCAGGTTGTTACTGATGAGAAATGGAAGCATGTTTTATTGTAAGAAGGAAACCTTAATTGGAAACTTAATTCATGGCCTGATTTGCCTCTCTAGGCACACATCTAGTGAATAGCCCAGCAAACGTTACAGAAGTGAGCAGCAAGGCAAACCCAGGACACCTCAAGAGATCCCGTAACTACACgagtctgtctttccttttcacccCCGAGTTCCCAAAGCaccaaggcaggagcaggcagggcagtcGTGCGCTCGGGTCACACcggggaggagagagcaggaacagCGCTCTGGCACCCAGGATTAGTAACAAcaatttctgctctgaactggGGCTTGGTCAATGTGCAAGTGCATGGCTCAGCCATGGCCAATGGCACAGCTGTTGCTgggcgggcaggggcagcccgggcctctcctcacagagccACCCTGCGCCCGCTGCCCCGCCACTGCAGCTCGCTCCTCAGCCAGCGGGGACACTGGGCCTGAGGAGAGATGGCCTTCGAGAACAGCCATTTCACCTGAGCTGTTCTCTCAGCAGCGCAAGCTGTGTGCACAGCTCTGCCGTCCCTCGGTCCGCTCATGGGGCCTGGGCTtgctcagggagggaggaaaggggggaaaggaggggaggagaggggacagcAGGGGAGGAGACAGGAGGGGACAGGTcacacttttattttacttttactgtCACACCACAACCTCGCCTTCCAGGACAAAGTCAGCTTTGCTTCCAAGCCTCCTCTAgcactgctcctccagctgGCATCTGACATTCAGAGGTGCAAAGTTACCTCCCTGCTGAGCTCATTACAGGCTCAGGGCTCAGGAGCTGGCAGTGCCCGATGCCACCAAGGGAAGCAGAGGATCCTGGCAGCTGGATGTTGAGCGCGGTGGGCCTCTGCCGCCCACTCCTCACTCACATGCTTTAGCTACAGCTCTTGTGCTTGGGCAGCATGGCGTTTGTTACCCTTCACAAAATGCCACGGCAGGCAGGCTTGGTTGGGTGAACGTGGCTGAGGAATTCTCATGCAAGAAGAAGCTCCTTTTACGGAAGGCATCTTGTCCATAGGATGACCTGGCCAGAGTTTTTTCTTAGTTGACTCTTTGGTATTATTGCTCTGAAGATGCCTGcggaaacaaaaaaaggaaagattaaaaaagataTACTATATATTTCACTGCTGTTATTAGTAGAGGCAACAAGGAGCCTGACCAGAACCAGCTGCCAGGGCTTCCAGGCTCTAGGAAGCTCTGGCAGACCTGTGCAGACTGAGTCTGCCCTCAGCCGACATTTTGACATTGGAAACGTCAATTTGCAAAGCTCTCTTCAGCTATCCAGCGCTGCAACCCAACGACTTTGCTAAACACAGGAGGGACCATGCAGCCGAGGAGAGGATCTGCCTTCTTGCCTGTCACTGCCTGCTCCTTTGCAGCATCCTAGAGTTTCACTCCAGCACCTCGGTACCGCCTCCGATGCCGTGGGGACCGAGCACAGAGGAGTCATCCGCaacagggcagcaggagggggctgCTCTTCAGCCCTCTTTCAACAAACCTCTTTTTGGCCTCTTTGGCCTGGTTTTCAGCTGCCACTCTTGACCTCCATCTGCTCACAGGAGGTGGATCATCAGTGCCTCAAGACGGGCAGTAGCCTCCGGGCTGCCTCATCTGCCTGACGTCTTCTCCCTCTTTGATGActttggctgctggctgcagcagggccgCTGGCAAAGCACACAGTGGACAGACAACAGTCGCGCCTCGCCCTGCCCAGCGATGGGGTAAGGACAGCAGATGCTGACTACCTTCACCCAAGAAAACTCCTCCGCTccccggctgcccccagcctgtccccctgctctccctccccctccgATCCAGGTCACCAGGGGCCTCCAGCCTCACCTGCTGTTTGGGCCCTGCACTGCTGCCATCCTAGCACTTCAGGAACCATCTGATGGAGGCAATTCACAATGGCACTTGTCAGCGCCACCCCCTGCTCCTGACCCCTGCGACTACGGTTAGCGTAACGCATGCCATTTCATCAGGCAAACAGCCACGCTCTCGGACCGAGCTGGTCGCGTATCagtcccctttcccctcctcctcagcccttgA from Gymnogyps californianus isolate 813 unplaced genomic scaffold, ASM1813914v2 HiC_scaffold_38, whole genome shotgun sequence encodes the following:
- the LOC127028634 gene encoding LOW QUALITY PROTEIN: SUN domain-containing protein 3-like (The sequence of the model RefSeq protein was modified relative to this genomic sequence to represent the inferred CDS: deleted 2 bases in 1 codon); protein product: MAPGRDPERGAGSPRHNPAFDQSKCKESFGVCLTGVYHVGQLGEESLWRIAALGEALSKTLTLPEQLRKLQEELYHLRWSVRDVTEHALHEALKQAKLPGFTGWAVQEMINQVLEKLEENQGPMPDYALKSAGAAIIHPWTSPSFRNTKGVFLNSLPMLDYVKSPEAILEPENHPGNCWPFPGSQGHVFIKLSTPIIPRAVTMDHALGTGFHGDSTSRAPKDFAVYGLKHHEEQGTFLGQFTFLAALNPSQTFQLKNELSGFVKYLRLQVLSNWGHPDYTCLYRFRVHGDPPKDGGEVSASSGNKLR